One Nostoc sp. UHCC 0302 DNA window includes the following coding sequences:
- a CDS encoding HU family DNA-binding protein: MGNYLYGLQLRIANWSVVTEAIANREKITLVGFGSFERQERSEREGRNPKTQETMTIPATRVPGFSPGKLFNPHSAPTTVTPQRNRYI; this comes from the coding sequence ATTGGGAATTATTTATATGGATTACAATTGCGAATTGCGAATTGGTCAGTCGTGACCGAAGCTATAGCTAATAGGGAGAAAATAACGCTGGTAGGCTTTGGCTCATTTGAGCGGCAAGAACGCTCCGAACGCGAGGGGCGTAATCCCAAAACCCAAGAGACAATGACTATTCCGGCTACTAGAGTGCCTGGGTTTTCTCCTGGGAAGCTGTTTAACCCACATTCCGCACCTACAACTGTCACACCCCAAAGGAACAGATATATTTAG
- a CDS encoding replicative DNA helicase: protein MPGILERAGQTSIQNKLALFEEQLASIRSTTTEEEKDVESIGSILLDLYTQLEQLDNGNSEIAAIPTGFYDLDTILGGGLHRQELVILAGRPSMGKSAAAHQIAYSIAKQQNFPTLLFSLEMSKKQVVGRIAAAESAIPANCFRTGQMGTAQWQTLAMQMLDMELVPFYISDYFSNSVLSIGAKIKQAIAQYGQISLVVVDYLQLMSGGENEVRELGEITRRFKILARECNVPIILLSQLSRGVESRTDKRPMMSDLRSSGAIEQDADVVIMLYRDEYYNQDSPDRGIAEMIVVKQRNGPTGTVKLLFDAQYTKFKNLIKRE from the coding sequence TTGCCGGGCATTTTAGAACGTGCTGGGCAGACATCTATTCAAAACAAGCTAGCCCTGTTTGAAGAACAATTAGCTAGTATTCGCTCTACCACCACAGAAGAAGAAAAAGACGTTGAATCCATCGGCTCAATTCTGCTAGACCTCTACACCCAACTCGAACAGTTGGACAATGGCAATAGTGAAATCGCTGCTATCCCCACAGGCTTTTATGACTTAGACACAATTCTTGGTGGTGGTTTGCATCGTCAAGAGTTGGTTATTCTCGCTGGCAGGCCATCTATGGGAAAGTCAGCCGCTGCTCACCAAATTGCATACTCGATTGCTAAGCAGCAAAATTTTCCAACTTTGCTCTTTAGTTTGGAAATGAGTAAAAAACAAGTCGTTGGACGAATTGCAGCCGCTGAAAGCGCCATCCCAGCTAACTGTTTTCGCACTGGTCAAATGGGTACTGCACAATGGCAGACTCTTGCAATGCAAATGTTAGACATGGAACTTGTGCCTTTTTATATCAGTGATTATTTCAGTAACAGTGTACTTTCCATCGGTGCAAAAATTAAACAAGCGATTGCACAATACGGTCAAATTTCACTAGTCGTTGTTGATTATTTGCAACTGATGTCAGGTGGTGAGAATGAAGTCCGTGAACTTGGTGAGATTACCAGAAGGTTCAAAATTCTCGCCCGTGAATGCAATGTCCCAATCATTTTGCTGTCACAGTTGAGCCGTGGTGTTGAGTCACGCACTGATAAACGCCCGATGATGAGTGATCTCAGATCATCCGGCGCAATTGAACAAGATGCTGATGTCGTAATCATGCTTTACCGCGATGAGTACTACAACCAAGATAGCCCTGACAGAGGCATTGCAGAAATGATTGTTGTCAAGCAAAGAAATGGCCCCACGGGTACAGTCAAGTTGCTTTTCGATGCCCAGTATACAAAGTTTAAAAACTTAATCAAACGAGAGTAA
- a CDS encoding choice-of-anchor Q domain-containing protein, with translation MRDNGGSVKTHALVSGSPAINAGKNADIPLDVTDVDKDGNTTEQVPFDQRGSGYRRISRRRVDIGAYEAVVANVINGATGMPRLK, from the coding sequence TTGCGAGACAATGGCGGCTCAGTTAAAACCCATGCTCTTGTCTCAGGCAGCCCTGCTATTAACGCGGGGAAAAATGCAGATATACCTTTGGATGTTACAGATGTAGATAAAGATGGCAATACCACAGAACAAGTGCCTTTTGACCAACGAGGTTCTGGCTATCGACGTATCTCTAGGAGGCGGGTAGATATTGGTGCTTATGAAGCAGTAGTTGCTAATGTTATTAATGGGGCTACTGGCATGCCAAGGCTAAAGTAG
- a CDS encoding helix-turn-helix transcriptional regulator, whose product MAEKSSGDNRKDYIEEELLIMSKTLIASVWWTKEMGERLKILRGEESMASLAKRAGCSYQSIQHLERGEYTVEERKGLKPTVSWEKLEAICKALNISVEDFLQVQLVKNPRKVIQSS is encoded by the coding sequence ATGGCTGAGAAGTCAAGTGGCGATAATAGAAAAGATTACATAGAAGAAGAACTATTAATTATGTCAAAAACTCTTATCGCTAGCGTCTGGTGGACTAAAGAGATGGGAGAGCGATTAAAAATACTTAGAGGTGAAGAGTCAATGGCTTCGCTGGCTAAACGGGCCGGGTGTTCTTACCAGTCGATACAGCATTTAGAGCGCGGAGAATATACAGTTGAAGAACGCAAGGGACTAAAACCTACTGTTTCTTGGGAAAAACTGGAAGCAATATGCAAAGCTCTCAATATATCTGTAGAAGATTTTTTACAAGTTCAGTTGGTTAAAAATCCTAGAAAAGTGATTCAAAGTAGTTGA
- a CDS encoding DUF4157 domain-containing protein, whose protein sequence is MKALQTKKFLGKKSTSDAAIPVQSQIKSRPFVVNSAPQSQELTQKPEEPKLQGFNLAQIPIFPGIRSAMPEMLQPKQTEETLKDLPEVNLAPSNGGQPMPKLVQQKMEASFGTDFSDVRIHQGSQAEKIGAQAYTQGKNIHFQPGKYQPTTQSGQELLGHELAHIEQQQTGRVTAPQSKGVVINADPQLEAEADMLGARAARGESAQVAGAANSGVQCMPAQGNVVQRVPEEKQRSDQPSGKEEDDSAYLVDRAAIDAVLEEYYTDILDEEIGKTNPEDLAKIAEEKDSFLAPIAGQMLISYQTQDQAGLSTKTPGSSQRSNSEQYSPEDSLAQDQQKGTSEQASSQDVQQQEDNRSIAEIYASIEQIVATLETELPPQSELENLAAMSEPEQPQRPSTRRRFRQQQPPIPPLPLTPQQEAQRLLPMNYMARQQVITDLRQQRRPAFVNLVIEELNELDRQQAAIRGLEGKIPPQGTQQEQQPATRWDKAKERINRPFDNTKEPRKQVADGIKQHETYSDQTKILGQDSSKSNVDQVLGQNLPANDQDPNSYLNLPPGETEKFGNDAAVIGMTRDDVKAVGGLLLFSDSLKKFKSAFRDKTKPKRERIANASDGLGNMTSAITYTGLVGTQARKGAEHHQALGGSTSGSGALAAVKQGGTIGGTSIPFDVGKSAASVLTTVPKLITYTDAGLKAAQKENFGGHKSMGRGIKNVADLTKSAAGAVKDISSLVNNAGAAGGAQGAQIIAGGAVAPMGAAVVGSAEVIQGGYKFKKAYKNKKNLAEIGDSPTLDQLETLDQLKEIQKKKMKRAAINTVLGNVTLAAGVVGFSAGPAGLVAATAMGAGVGAFQIGQWGTRKFKQKMRDKEVKGFDPNKTTTKKNEARKELAGKTFTLLEGASNEEKETIFSSIGLNGSKKDSAVQQVYNAVLAKYLGAEELQQPTTPVNQILKLKGDKNNLKQEVSWNKLSGNDFPPDFVKLVKEAVINKALKNR, encoded by the coding sequence ATGAAAGCTTTACAGACAAAGAAGTTTCTTGGAAAAAAATCCACTTCAGATGCTGCCATACCAGTACAGTCTCAAATTAAGTCGCGTCCTTTTGTAGTGAACTCTGCCCCACAGAGTCAGGAGTTGACCCAGAAACCAGAGGAACCAAAACTACAAGGATTCAACCTTGCCCAGATCCCCATATTTCCAGGAATAAGATCGGCAATGCCTGAGATGCTTCAGCCAAAGCAAACTGAGGAGACACTCAAGGATCTTCCTGAAGTAAACTTAGCTCCCAGTAACGGCGGTCAACCCATGCCGAAACTGGTGCAGCAAAAGATGGAAGCTTCCTTTGGTACAGACTTTTCTGATGTCCGCATTCACCAAGGGTCACAAGCAGAGAAGATAGGAGCACAAGCCTATACTCAGGGAAAAAATATCCACTTTCAACCAGGTAAGTATCAACCTACCACTCAGTCAGGTCAAGAATTACTAGGCCACGAATTAGCTCACATAGAACAACAGCAAACCGGACGAGTGACCGCGCCTCAGTCCAAGGGAGTTGTCATCAATGCCGACCCTCAATTAGAAGCTGAAGCTGATATGCTAGGTGCTAGGGCAGCGCGGGGTGAGTCAGCACAAGTAGCTGGGGCTGCGAATTCTGGAGTACAGTGTATGCCTGCTCAAGGTAATGTTGTACAGCGTGTGCCTGAAGAAAAGCAGCGATCAGATCAACCGTCTGGTAAGGAAGAAGATGATTCAGCTTATCTTGTGGATAGAGCTGCAATAGATGCAGTTCTGGAAGAATATTATACTGATATCTTGGATGAAGAGATAGGTAAAACCAATCCAGAAGACTTAGCCAAAATAGCCGAGGAAAAAGATAGTTTTCTCGCTCCCATAGCTGGACAAATGCTAATATCATATCAAACGCAAGACCAGGCAGGGCTATCCACGAAGACCCCAGGCTCGTCTCAAAGATCCAATAGTGAGCAATATAGTCCAGAAGATTCACTTGCTCAAGATCAACAAAAGGGTACTTCTGAGCAAGCAAGCTCTCAAGATGTGCAGCAGCAAGAAGATAATAGGTCTATTGCGGAAATATACGCGAGTATAGAGCAAATAGTAGCAACGCTTGAGACTGAGCTACCTCCACAGTCAGAACTGGAGAATCTGGCAGCTATGTCTGAGCCAGAGCAACCGCAGCGTCCGTCTACTAGAAGAAGATTTCGGCAACAACAGCCACCAATCCCTCCCCTACCTCTGACACCGCAACAGGAAGCACAACGGTTGCTACCAATGAATTATATGGCAAGACAACAGGTAATTACAGACTTGCGGCAGCAGAGGCGACCTGCTTTCGTAAATTTAGTAATTGAGGAGTTAAATGAACTAGACCGACAGCAAGCCGCAATTAGAGGATTAGAAGGAAAAATTCCGCCACAAGGGACACAGCAAGAACAGCAACCAGCAACACGCTGGGATAAAGCAAAAGAAAGAATTAATAGACCCTTTGACAATACCAAAGAGCCGAGGAAGCAAGTTGCTGATGGGATAAAGCAACACGAGACTTATTCAGATCAAACCAAAATTCTGGGACAGGATTCGAGCAAGTCTAATGTTGATCAAGTTTTGGGACAGAATCTTCCCGCCAATGATCAAGACCCAAACTCTTACTTAAACCTTCCCCCTGGCGAAACTGAAAAATTTGGAAATGATGCAGCCGTAATTGGCATGACTAGGGATGATGTTAAAGCTGTTGGTGGTTTGCTCCTATTTTCAGATTCTCTAAAGAAATTTAAGAGTGCATTTAGGGATAAGACGAAGCCAAAAAGGGAAAGGATTGCAAATGCATCTGACGGTTTAGGCAACATGACTTCCGCTATTACATACACTGGATTAGTTGGAACTCAAGCACGAAAAGGTGCTGAACATCATCAGGCTCTGGGTGGTTCAACCTCTGGATCAGGAGCTTTAGCAGCTGTCAAACAAGGGGGTACGATAGGAGGTACGTCAATACCTTTCGATGTCGGTAAGTCAGCAGCTAGCGTTTTGACAACTGTACCAAAGCTGATCACTTATACCGATGCTGGTCTGAAAGCTGCTCAAAAAGAGAATTTTGGTGGTCACAAATCTATGGGTAGGGGTATTAAAAACGTTGCAGACTTGACAAAATCGGCAGCAGGTGCAGTTAAAGATATTTCTAGTTTAGTAAACAATGCTGGTGCAGCAGGAGGGGCGCAAGGAGCGCAAATAATTGCTGGAGGGGCTGTTGCTCCTATGGGAGCAGCGGTAGTGGGTAGTGCAGAGGTTATCCAAGGAGGCTACAAATTTAAGAAGGCTTACAAGAATAAGAAAAATTTAGCCGAAATAGGAGACTCACCGACACTAGATCAACTTGAGACACTAGATCAACTCAAAGAAATACAGAAAAAGAAAATGAAGCGTGCAGCTATAAATACTGTTCTTGGTAATGTGACACTAGCTGCTGGGGTTGTAGGATTCAGTGCTGGGCCAGCAGGATTAGTGGCTGCTACTGCTATGGGTGCAGGTGTTGGAGCTTTTCAAATTGGTCAATGGGGAACAAGAAAGTTTAAGCAGAAAATGCGGGACAAAGAAGTTAAAGGATTCGATCCTAATAAGACCACAACCAAGAAAAATGAGGCTAGAAAGGAACTTGCTGGAAAGACTTTCACACTCCTAGAAGGAGCAAGTAATGAGGAAAAAGAAACTATATTCTCTAGTATAGGTTTAAATGGTAGCAAGAAAGATAGTGCAGTTCAACAAGTTTATAATGCTGTACTAGCTAAATATTTGGGAGCAGAAGAACTACAGCAGCCCACAACCCCAGTTAATCAAATATTAAAGCTGAAAGGGGACAAGAATAATTTGAAACAGGAAGTGAGTTGGAACAAGTTGAGTGGTAATGATTTTCCACCAGACTTTGTAAAACTAGTGAAGGAAGCAGTGATCAACAAAGCTTTAAAGAACCGTTGA
- a CDS encoding helix-turn-helix transcriptional regulator, which translates to MKKDTKGGIHLEATLMRIVITREVPGLGAKIREVRKLSEKTVTELAAEAGISTSHWHRIENEKIQELPLETLRGIERALAVDLGIEG; encoded by the coding sequence TTGAAGAAAGATACTAAAGGAGGTATTCATCTGGAAGCGACATTAATGCGGATTGTGATCACAAGGGAAGTTCCTGGATTGGGGGCAAAAATCAGAGAAGTTCGGAAATTGTCAGAGAAAACTGTTACTGAGTTAGCAGCAGAGGCAGGAATTAGCACATCCCACTGGCACAGAATTGAAAATGAAAAAATTCAAGAATTGCCATTGGAAACATTAAGGGGTATAGAAAGGGCATTAGCCGTAGACCTGGGAATTGAAGGATGA
- a CDS encoding DUF5131 family protein, with the protein MSTNISWTDLTDNIIRVKEGGWWCQKVSEGCKNCYSEKLNQNSFFGGNKQPYSGQPPELVLDTEAIRKWGFQRKPKKHFVSSMTDVFGEWVPRFWQREMLDGMFVAPNQIFQILTKRPEIMLSSINEWLDSHGLDKLPANIWVGTSVENQQTADKRIPILLQIPVVVRFLSCEPLLEEIDFIQAGVFQRLISDNYQRELVNEDIQWFILGGESGPKSRPCHIEWIESIVNQCRESKTPVFVKQLGANAYLGGQRFKTCDLKGGKIEEFPEHLQIREFPLSMHE; encoded by the coding sequence ATGTCAACAAACATATCTTGGACTGACTTAACAGATAATATCATCCGTGTCAAAGAAGGCGGTTGGTGGTGTCAAAAAGTCTCAGAAGGGTGCAAAAATTGCTATAGCGAAAAACTCAACCAAAATTCTTTCTTTGGTGGAAACAAGCAACCTTACTCTGGGCAACCACCAGAGCTAGTGTTAGATACAGAAGCTATTCGTAAGTGGGGATTTCAAAGGAAACCTAAAAAGCATTTCGTTTCTTCAATGACTGATGTTTTTGGTGAGTGGGTTCCGCGTTTTTGGCAACGTGAAATGCTCGATGGAATGTTCGTTGCTCCCAATCAAATATTTCAAATTCTCACCAAACGTCCAGAAATTATGCTGTCATCTATAAACGAATGGCTTGATAGTCATGGATTAGATAAATTACCTGCAAATATTTGGGTTGGTACATCAGTAGAGAATCAACAGACAGCGGACAAACGTATTCCCATACTATTACAAATACCCGTAGTAGTCCGGTTTTTATCTTGTGAACCGTTACTTGAAGAAATTGACTTTATACAAGCAGGTGTTTTTCAAAGATTAATTAGTGACAATTATCAACGGGAATTAGTCAATGAAGATATCCAGTGGTTTATTCTCGGTGGTGAGTCTGGCCCGAAGTCAAGACCATGCCACATCGAATGGATTGAGTCTATCGTCAACCAGTGCAGAGAGTCGAAAACACCCGTATTCGTCAAACAGTTGGGGGCTAATGCTTACCTTGGGGGACAGCGATTTAAGACCTGTGACTTAAAAGGGGGAAAAATTGAGGAGTTTCCCGAACATCTGCAAATCAGAGAATTTCCTTTATCTATGCACGAATAG
- a CDS encoding transposase family protein, translated as MILDYIQKYPLRTKQILGISYEQLQSLLNCALKRNRYIKAKQESHKIRINAAGGGRPEKLSTEEQVCLCLFYLRQMPTFQVLGMLFGVSKTEANDTFHDWIPILRDILPASLLEQVSNNESDLLFVQEVLTNFRLLVDSLEQPIYRDSDQKEQQKYFSGKKRQHTLKSLIIGIPEGKDIVEVEVGVPGPTADIKLFRQSQNKFDKSQPFSGDKGFQGGENITTPHKKKPKRELTQQQKDENKALSSNRIFIEHLIRLLKIFRIASQRFRLKLETYEQIILTVCGLVRLRIGSLVLPT; from the coding sequence ATGATTTTAGATTATATACAAAAGTATCCACTACGAACAAAACAGATTTTAGGGATTAGTTACGAACAATTGCAATCACTGCTAAATTGCGCCTTAAAACGAAATCGATACATCAAAGCTAAACAAGAGAGTCATAAAATTAGAATTAATGCGGCTGGTGGTGGTCGTCCCGAAAAGTTATCAACCGAAGAACAAGTATGTTTATGTCTATTTTATCTAAGACAGATGCCAACATTCCAAGTATTAGGAATGCTATTTGGTGTTTCCAAAACCGAAGCTAATGATACATTTCACGACTGGATACCAATTCTTCGTGATATATTACCTGCTAGTTTATTAGAACAAGTATCAAATAATGAAAGTGATTTACTATTTGTTCAAGAAGTATTAACAAATTTTAGGCTATTAGTCGATAGCTTAGAACAGCCAATATATAGGGATTCTGACCAAAAAGAGCAACAGAAATATTTTTCTGGAAAGAAGAGACAACATACATTAAAAAGTCTGATAATTGGCATACCAGAAGGCAAAGATATTGTAGAGGTAGAAGTAGGTGTTCCTGGGCCAACAGCAGATATAAAATTGTTTCGTCAATCTCAAAATAAATTTGATAAATCTCAACCCTTTTCAGGTGATAAAGGCTTTCAAGGAGGTGAGAATATCACTACTCCTCATAAAAAGAAACCAAAACGAGAATTAACTCAACAGCAAAAAGATGAAAATAAGGCTTTATCTAGTAATCGGATATTCATTGAACATTTGATTCGATTACTTAAAATATTCCGCATAGCCTCACAAAGATTTCGCTTAAAGCTTGAGACGTATGAGCAGATTATTTTAACAGTTTGCGGATTAGTTAGGTTAAGAATTGGTAGCTTAGTTCTGCCAACTTAG
- a CDS encoding WGR domain-containing protein: MEIYLVFVDAIQNSNKFWSAKVEDGNLTVQWGRVGYQAQTKVHALGNHQRAISKFNNLVLEKKSKGYRESQPQMDNSCDNYEIERAINLLNGLRSYVVNKNFDEHYIQILNQYLKIVPTPLGMQIEPYRVYRSVEDVDYQMGLLNSLLTTPAPQVDVVAVVITKEVTEEPKVVSLKTISRNFWRHL; the protein is encoded by the coding sequence ATGGAAATCTATTTAGTTTTTGTTGATGCTATCCAGAACAGCAATAAATTCTGGTCTGCCAAAGTCGAAGATGGTAATTTGACAGTTCAATGGGGCAGAGTGGGTTATCAAGCACAAACCAAAGTTCACGCATTAGGCAATCATCAGAGAGCCATTAGCAAATTCAACAATTTGGTACTAGAAAAGAAATCTAAGGGCTATCGTGAGAGTCAGCCACAAATGGATAATAGCTGTGATAATTACGAAATAGAGAGAGCAATAAATTTACTCAATGGTTTGCGCTCTTATGTTGTTAACAAAAACTTCGATGAGCATTACATTCAAATCCTAAATCAATATCTGAAAATTGTCCCAACACCCTTGGGTATGCAAATTGAACCATACAGGGTATATCGCTCAGTAGAAGATGTTGATTATCAAATGGGATTACTCAACTCACTGTTAACGACACCTGCACCACAAGTTGATGTGGTGGCTGTTGTTATTACAAAAGAAGTAACTGAAGAACCCAAGGTTGTCAGTCTCAAGACTATCAGTAGGAACTTCTGGCGGCATCTTTAG
- a CDS encoding IS630 family transposase, translating into MPPAAKNFLTPEQVSKLHVALKESELPHVRERILIILLQNDGKAQHEIAQFLGCSHRTVAYWCMHGEPDNLETLHNKREYEHYRKATPEYIELLLKTVDQEPSELGYEFGKWTAERLATYLTEKTGIDLSSSQVRRILKRKKYSYIWSKYGLEDKQNPLVRAKFKEKLTQYLSIAREHPEHLQVWFWDESGFSLRVIRRKAWGKKGKRKNVPGRRRCGRVNVMGAIRELDRKRVCFFVKKGNADIFYEQLQQLNEIIKQEWVSKGNCSEDFAKFGTKIILILDNASFHKRKDVLAKISEEFPNFVLEFLPAYSPDYNIIELVWHSCKEYIAHRLFKSVDELKSLLDKLLNQGELVIKWHRKIKNKGNLNYIAA; encoded by the coding sequence ATGCCACCAGCAGCCAAAAACTTTTTAACGCCGGAGCAAGTCAGCAAGCTTCATGTTGCTTTAAAAGAAAGTGAACTACCACACGTTAGAGAAAGAATTTTAATTATTCTGCTCCAGAACGATGGGAAAGCGCAACACGAAATTGCTCAATTTTTAGGTTGTTCACACAGAACAGTAGCATATTGGTGTATGCACGGCGAGCCAGACAATTTAGAAACTTTACATAATAAAAGAGAGTATGAGCATTACAGAAAAGCCACTCCTGAATATATTGAACTGTTATTAAAAACTGTTGACCAGGAACCATCAGAGTTAGGTTACGAATTTGGAAAATGGACAGCAGAAAGATTAGCTACATATTTAACCGAAAAGACGGGCATTGATTTAAGTAGTTCTCAGGTAAGGAGGATATTAAAGAGAAAAAAGTATAGTTATATCTGGTCTAAATATGGTTTAGAAGACAAACAAAACCCTCTAGTTAGAGCCAAGTTTAAAGAAAAGCTTACTCAATATTTATCAATAGCAAGAGAACATCCGGAGCATTTACAGGTATGGTTTTGGGATGAAAGTGGTTTTAGTTTACGTGTGATTCGTCGGAAGGCTTGGGGTAAGAAAGGAAAACGCAAGAACGTTCCAGGACGACGACGTTGTGGTCGAGTCAATGTGATGGGAGCAATTAGAGAATTAGACCGGAAACGCGTATGCTTTTTTGTAAAAAAGGGAAATGCAGATATTTTTTATGAGCAATTGCAACAACTAAATGAAATAATCAAACAAGAATGGGTAAGTAAAGGGAACTGTTCTGAAGATTTTGCGAAATTTGGGACGAAGATTATTTTAATTTTAGATAATGCTAGTTTTCATAAACGCAAAGATGTTCTAGCTAAAATATCTGAAGAATTCCCAAATTTTGTTTTAGAATTCTTGCCTGCTTATAGCCCTGATTACAACATTATCGAATTAGTTTGGCACTCATGTAAGGAATATATTGCTCATCGTCTGTTTAAATCAGTAGATGAATTAAAATCACTGCTAGATAAGCTGTTGAATCAAGGTGAGTTAGTAATTAAGTGGCATCGCAAAATCAAAAATAAAGGCAATCTCAACTATATTGCAGCTTAA
- a CDS encoding DevA family ABC transporter ATP-binding protein, with the protein MQPVISIQHLNHYFGKRLLRQQVLFDINLTVKPGEIVILTGPSGSGKTTLLTLIAGLRAIQNGSARVLNCELYKASDKQLLQLRRQIGYIFQKHNLVPFLTASQNVQMSLNLCHAYSKQQLCRRAESILEVVKLKHRIDYYPEHLSEGQKQRVAIARALVTQPKIVLADEPTASLDKNSGRDVVELMQQLAKKQDCSILLVTHDDRILDIADRLVQMEDGRLLNV; encoded by the coding sequence ATGCAGCCAGTTATTTCTATTCAACATCTTAATCACTATTTTGGCAAACGCTTATTACGTCAGCAAGTTTTATTTGATATCAATTTGACAGTTAAGCCAGGTGAGATTGTGATTTTAACCGGACCTTCTGGTTCGGGAAAAACAACTTTATTAACTTTAATTGCTGGCTTACGAGCAATTCAAAACGGAAGTGCTAGGGTTTTAAATTGTGAACTCTACAAAGCAAGTGATAAGCAACTTCTGCAATTACGTCGTCAAATTGGCTACATTTTTCAGAAGCATAATTTAGTTCCATTTTTAACTGCCTCACAAAACGTTCAGATGTCTCTTAATTTGTGCCATGCTTATTCAAAGCAGCAACTTTGCCGGAGAGCAGAGTCAATATTAGAGGTAGTTAAGTTAAAGCACCGTATAGATTATTACCCTGAACACCTTTCTGAAGGACAAAAACAAAGAGTAGCAATTGCTCGCGCTTTAGTAACTCAACCGAAGATAGTTCTTGCTGATGAACCTACTGCATCTTTAGATAAAAATAGTGGTCGTGATGTTGTCGAACTTATGCAGCAACTTGCAAAAAAACAAGATTGTTCAATCTTACTAGTTACACATGATGACCGTATCCTTGATATTGCAGATCGCCTTGTTCAGATGGAAGATGGTCGTTTGCTTAACGTCTAG
- a CDS encoding DnaB-like helicase N-terminal domain-containing protein, which yields MIAEAYVIEAEVQVLGMLLFDQAAIARVIDMLKAEYFSVHSHQKIYQAILAVHSSGRTTDVLNVCHQLKINGQLLEVGGHGVVGRMIDTVVTSANIDHLAALIIESRLGELIACRAF from the coding sequence ATGATTGCAGAAGCTTACGTTATCGAAGCCGAAGTTCAGGTTTTAGGGATGCTGTTGTTTGACCAGGCTGCGATCGCTCGCGTCATCGATATGCTTAAAGCAGAATATTTTTCGGTACATAGCCATCAAAAAATTTACCAAGCAATACTTGCAGTACATTCTTCTGGTAGAACAACTGATGTACTGAATGTTTGTCACCAACTCAAAATAAATGGGCAACTCCTTGAGGTTGGCGGACATGGTGTAGTTGGGCGAATGATTGATACTGTGGTAACAAGCGCCAATATTGACCATCTAGCTGCACTGATCATCGAATCGCGGCTAGGAGAATTGATAGCTTGCCGGGCATTTTAG
- a CDS encoding SLOG family protein, translating into MTKIIARTGHRTKKLGGYNEEIFIRLVALSKASLLKMQATEVISGMALGFDQALAIAAIELQIPLIAAVPFKGQDELWSEQDKECYESILFQTKAIVYVDKTREYSTEHSGYNPQKMHKRNQYIVDHCDEVLALYDSSDGGTGNCIKYAESLGKPVLNVWKSWVKYRGF; encoded by the coding sequence ATGACTAAAATTATTGCTCGTACAGGACACCGAACAAAAAAACTTGGAGGCTATAACGAAGAAATCTTTATCAGGTTAGTAGCGTTATCTAAAGCCTCCCTCCTAAAAATGCAAGCTACAGAAGTCATCAGTGGCATGGCTTTAGGATTCGATCAAGCGCTTGCAATCGCTGCAATCGAGTTACAAATTCCCCTGATCGCTGCTGTACCATTTAAAGGACAAGACGAACTTTGGTCAGAGCAAGACAAAGAATGCTACGAGAGCATCCTATTTCAAACAAAGGCAATCGTCTATGTTGACAAAACTAGAGAATATTCCACTGAACATTCAGGATATAACCCCCAAAAGATGCACAAGCGTAATCAATATATAGTCGATCACTGTGATGAGGTACTCGCGCTTTACGATAGTTCAGATGGTGGAACTGGTAACTGTATCAAGTATGCCGAAAGCTTGGGTAAACCAGTGCTGAATGTGTGGAAGTCGTGGGTTAAGTATCGAGGCTTTTGA